A window from Brucella sp. BE17 encodes these proteins:
- the rplF gene encoding 50S ribosomal protein L6 — MSRIGKKPVPVPAGVTASVEGQTVKAKGAKGELSFVVHDEVLVKMEDGAIAVDPRDQSKNARSKWGMSRTMISNIFEGVKDGFEKKLEISGVGYRAAMQGKNLQLSLGFSHEVIYDVPAGITVAVPKPTEIVVTGIDKQIVGQVAAEIREYRGPEPYKGKGVKYAGEKIVRKEGKKK, encoded by the coding sequence ATGTCTCGTATCGGTAAAAAACCCGTGCCGGTCCCGGCAGGTGTGACCGCCAGTGTTGAAGGTCAGACCGTCAAGGCCAAAGGCGCGAAGGGCGAATTGTCTTTCGTGGTGCACGATGAAGTTCTGGTCAAGATGGAAGACGGCGCCATTGCTGTCGATCCGCGCGACCAGTCGAAGAATGCGCGTTCAAAGTGGGGCATGTCCCGCACGATGATTTCGAACATCTTTGAGGGTGTTAAGGACGGCTTCGAAAAGAAGCTCGAGATCAGCGGTGTCGGTTATCGTGCCGCTATGCAGGGCAAGAACCTGCAGCTCTCGCTCGGTTTCTCTCACGAAGTGATCTACGATGTGCCTGCGGGCATCACCGTAGCCGTGCCGAAGCCCACGGAAATTGTTGTAACGGGTATCGACAAGCAGATTGTCGGCCAGGTTGCAGCTGAGATCCGTGAATATCGCGGCCCCGAGCCTTACAAGGGCAAGGGCGTCAAATATGCTGGCGAGAAAATCGTCCGCAAAGAAGGCAAGAAGAAGTAA
- the rpmC gene encoding 50S ribosomal protein L29, protein MKAADVRAKSPDQLNEELGSLKKEQFNLRFQKATGQLEKTARVKEVRRDIARIKTIARQKAAESKA, encoded by the coding sequence ATGAAAGCCGCAGACGTTCGGGCGAAAAGCCCCGACCAACTGAATGAAGAGCTGGGCAGCCTGAAGAAAGAGCAGTTCAACCTGCGCTTCCAGAAGGCTACCGGCCAGCTCGAAAAGACCGCGCGCGTGAAAGAGGTTCGCCGTGACATCGCGCGTATTAAGACCATTGCCCGCCAGAAGGCGGCCGAAAGCAAGGCATAA
- the rpsC gene encoding 30S ribosomal protein S3, whose translation MGQKINPIGLRLGINRTWDSRWYANTGEYGKLLHEDVKIREYLTKELKQAAISKIVIERPHKKCRVTIHSARPGIIIGKKGADIEKLRKKLSEMTKADTSLNIVEVRKPEIDATLVAQSITQQLERRVAFRRAMKRAVQSAMRLGAEGIRINCAGRLGGAEIARMEWYREGRVPLHTLRADIDYGTAEAQTAYGICGVKVWVFKGEILEHDPLASERRAVEGDNQGSHQNRRRENA comes from the coding sequence ATGGGTCAGAAGATTAATCCAATCGGTCTTCGTCTTGGCATCAACCGTACCTGGGATTCGCGTTGGTACGCGAACACCGGCGAATACGGCAAGCTTCTGCACGAGGACGTCAAAATTCGTGAATACCTCACGAAAGAACTCAAGCAGGCAGCGATCTCCAAGATCGTTATCGAGCGTCCGCACAAGAAGTGCCGCGTGACGATCCACTCGGCACGTCCGGGTATCATCATCGGCAAGAAGGGTGCAGACATCGAGAAGCTGCGCAAGAAGCTTTCCGAGATGACGAAAGCCGATACGTCGCTCAACATTGTTGAAGTTCGTAAGCCTGAAATCGATGCAACGCTTGTTGCTCAGTCGATCACGCAGCAGCTTGAACGTCGTGTGGCATTCCGTCGCGCTATGAAACGTGCCGTTCAGTCGGCCATGCGTCTGGGCGCCGAAGGTATCCGTATCAACTGTGCCGGTCGTCTGGGCGGTGCTGAGATCGCACGTATGGAATGGTACCGCGAAGGTCGCGTTCCGCTTCACACGCTGCGCGCCGATATCGATTACGGTACGGCAGAAGCACAGACCGCATACGGCATCTGCGGCGTAAAAGTCTGGGTCTTCAAGGGCGAGATCCTTGAGCATGACCCGTTGGCTTCCGAACGTCGTGCGGTTGAGGGTGACAATCAGGGTTCCCATCAGAACCGCCGCCGCGAAAACGCTTGA
- the rplP gene encoding 50S ribosomal protein L16, with product MMQPKRTKFRKQFKGRIHGNSKGGTDLNFGAFGLKATEPERVTARQIEAARRAITRHMKRAGRVWIRIFPDLPVTSKPTEVRMGKGKGSVDYWACRVAPGRVMFELDGVPEDVAREALRLGAAKLPVKTRFIQRIAE from the coding sequence ATGATGCAGCCAAAGCGCACCAAGTTCCGCAAGCAGTTCAAGGGCCGTATTCACGGCAACTCGAAAGGCGGCACGGATCTTAATTTCGGTGCATTCGGTCTGAAGGCAACGGAGCCTGAGCGCGTCACCGCACGTCAGATCGAAGCGGCCCGCCGTGCGATCACCCGTCATATGAAACGTGCCGGTCGCGTGTGGATCCGTATCTTCCCAGACCTGCCGGTCACGTCGAAGCCGACTGAAGTCCGTATGGGTAAAGGTAAGGGTTCGGTTGACTACTGGGCATGCCGTGTGGCACCGGGTCGTGTGATGTTTGAGCTTGACGGCGTACCAGAAGATGTGGCACGCGAAGCCCTTCGACTGGGCGCTGCGAAGTTGCCGGTCAAAACGCGCTTTATCCAGCGCATTGCTGAATAA
- the rpsE gene encoding 30S ribosomal protein S5, whose product MAQRERKREDRGRDEHDSEFVDKLVHINRVAKVVKGGRRFGFAALVVVGDQKGRVGFGHGKAREVPEAIRKATESAKRDMIFVPLRSGRTLHHDVEGRHGAGKVLLRAAPAGKGIIAGGPMRAVFETLGVQDVVAKSLGSSNPYNMVRATFDALKHQMHPKDIAAQRGIKYSTLQARRQDVVGSEE is encoded by the coding sequence ATGGCACAGAGAGAACGTAAGCGCGAAGATCGCGGTCGTGACGAACACGACAGCGAATTCGTCGACAAGCTCGTTCACATCAACCGCGTTGCCAAGGTCGTCAAGGGCGGCCGTCGCTTCGGTTTTGCAGCGCTCGTCGTTGTCGGCGATCAGAAGGGCCGCGTTGGTTTTGGTCATGGCAAGGCACGTGAAGTCCCGGAAGCCATCCGCAAGGCAACCGAATCGGCCAAGCGCGACATGATTTTCGTGCCGCTGCGCTCAGGTCGTACTCTGCACCACGACGTCGAAGGCCGTCATGGCGCTGGTAAGGTTCTGCTTCGCGCAGCCCCCGCTGGTAAGGGTATCATCGCGGGTGGTCCGATGCGTGCGGTTTTTGAGACGCTCGGTGTACAGGACGTTGTTGCCAAATCGCTCGGCTCGTCGAACCCTTACAACATGGTTCGTGCAACCTTTGACGCTCTGAAGCATCAGATGCATCCAAAGGACATCGCAGCACAGCGCGGCATCAAGTACTCGACCCTCCAGGCGCGTCGCCAGGATGTGGTTGGTTCTGAAGAATAG
- the rpsK gene encoding 30S ribosomal protein S11, translating to MAKEATRVRRRERKNISSGVAHVNSTFNNTMITITDAQGNAIAWSSAGAQGFKGSRKSTPFAAQIAAEDCAKKAQEHGMRSLEVEVCGPGSGRESALRALQAAGFVITSIRDVTPIPHNGCRPRKKRRV from the coding sequence ATGGCCAAGGAAGCCACACGCGTTCGCCGTCGCGAGCGTAAAAACATTTCGTCGGGCGTTGCCCACGTTAATTCGACGTTCAACAACACCATGATCACCATCACGGATGCTCAGGGCAATGCAATTGCCTGGTCGTCTGCTGGTGCTCAGGGTTTCAAGGGTTCCCGTAAATCGACCCCGTTCGCCGCACAGATCGCTGCCGAAGATTGCGCCAAGAAGGCACAGGAACATGGCATGCGCTCCCTCGAAGTCGAGGTTTGCGGACCGGGTTCTGGTCGTGAATCCGCGCTGCGCGCCTTGCAGGCTGCCGGCTTTGTGATCACGTCGATTCGCGATGTTACACCGATCCCGCACAACGGTTGCCGTCCGCGCAAGAAGCGCCGGGTCTAA
- the rpsQ gene encoding 30S ribosomal protein S17 yields the protein MPKRVLQGVVVSDKNDKTIVVKVERRYAHPLLQKTIRQSKKYKAHDENNQFKTGDRVSIQESAPISKDKCWVVLTNEAAS from the coding sequence ATGCCTAAACGCGTTCTGCAGGGCGTTGTCGTCAGCGACAAAAACGATAAGACGATTGTGGTAAAGGTTGAGCGTCGCTACGCGCATCCACTTCTTCAGAAGACCATTCGTCAATCGAAGAAGTACAAGGCGCATGACGAGAACAATCAGTTCAAGACCGGCGACCGGGTTTCCATTCAGGAATCTGCTCCGATCTCGAAAGACAAATGCTGGGTCGTTTTGACGAACGAAGCAGCGAGCTGA
- the rplX gene encoding 50S ribosomal protein L24, producing the protein MQKIRKGDSVVVLSGKDKGRKGEVLKVMPKDEQALVRGINIVKRHQRQTQTQEAGIISKEAPIHLSNLAIVDPKDGKPTRVGFRVEDGKKVRVAKRSGALIDG; encoded by the coding sequence ATGCAAAAGATTCGCAAAGGCGACAGCGTTGTCGTGCTGTCCGGTAAGGACAAGGGCCGTAAGGGCGAAGTTCTTAAGGTCATGCCGAAGGATGAGCAGGCGCTCGTTCGCGGCATCAATATTGTGAAGCGTCATCAGCGCCAGACCCAGACCCAGGAAGCCGGCATCATTTCGAAAGAAGCGCCGATTCACCTGTCCAACCTGGCAATTGTTGATCCCAAAGATGGCAAGCCGACCCGTGTCGGTTTCCGCGTCGAGGACGGCAAGAAGGTTCGTGTCGCAAAACGTTCTGGAGCGCTGATCGATGGCTGA
- the rpsN gene encoding 30S ribosomal protein S14 — protein sequence MAKTSAVEKNKRREKLVKRHAEKRARLKAIVMDQSLPLDERFRATIRLAELPRNSSKVRIRNRCEISGRPRGYYRKLKMSRIALRQLGSFGQVPGIVKSSW from the coding sequence ATGGCCAAGACTAGCGCAGTCGAAAAAAACAAGCGCCGCGAAAAGTTGGTTAAGCGTCATGCTGAAAAGCGTGCACGTCTGAAGGCGATCGTCATGGATCAGAGCCTTCCGCTGGATGAGCGTTTCCGCGCCACGATCCGGCTTGCCGAACTGCCGCGCAACTCTTCAAAGGTTCGTATTCGCAATCGTTGCGAAATATCGGGCCGTCCGCGTGGTTATTACCGTAAACTGAAGATGTCGCGTATTGCGCTTCGTCAGTTGGGTTCGTTCGGGCAGGTCCCGGGCATCGTCAAGTCGAGCTGGTAA
- the rpmD gene encoding 50S ribosomal protein L30, with protein sequence MAEKKGKTVTVEQIGSPIRRPAEQRATLVGLGLNKMHRRRTLEDTPSVRGMIAKVQHLVRIVDEA encoded by the coding sequence ATGGCTGAGAAGAAGGGCAAGACGGTTACGGTCGAGCAGATCGGAAGCCCAATCCGTCGTCCAGCCGAGCAGCGTGCAACGCTGGTTGGTCTGGGTCTAAATAAAATGCACCGCCGTCGCACGCTGGAGGATACTCCTTCTGTGCGTGGCATGATCGCCAAGGTTCAGCATCTCGTCCGCATCGTGGACGAGGCCTGA
- the rplR gene encoding 50S ribosomal protein L18: MASPKETLQRRAARVRRQVKKVANGRPRLSVHRSSKNIYAQVIDDVRGITVAAASTLDGDLKGSLKTGADSAAAAAVGKLLAERAVKAGIKDVVFDRGAFIYHGRVKALAEAARESGLSF, encoded by the coding sequence ATGGCATCGCCAAAAGAAACTTTGCAGCGTCGCGCTGCTCGTGTACGCCGTCAGGTCAAGAAGGTCGCAAACGGCCGTCCGCGCCTCAGCGTGCACCGTTCTTCCAAGAACATTTACGCCCAGGTCATCGACGACGTGCGCGGCATCACTGTTGCCGCCGCTTCGACGCTCGATGGCGACCTCAAGGGTTCGCTCAAGACCGGTGCCGATTCAGCAGCAGCTGCTGCTGTCGGCAAGCTGCTTGCAGAGCGTGCCGTGAAGGCCGGTATCAAGGACGTTGTGTTCGATCGTGGTGCATTCATCTACCACGGTCGTGTGAAGGCTCTCGCCGAAGCTGCCCGCGAAAGCGGCCTTAGCTTCTAA
- a CDS encoding adenylate kinase has protein sequence MRLILLGPPGAGKGTQAGLLTKKHGIPQLSTGDMLRSAVAQQSEIGKRAKAVMDAGQLVSDEIVNQIVSERIDAPDCANGFILDGYPRTVPQAEALAAMLTTKGKKLDAVIELKVDENALVKRMEGRVAETIAKGGQVRSDDNPEAFRKRLIEYREKTAPLSTHYAGTGELRVINGMSPVEEVTAEIERILVPA, from the coding sequence ATGAGATTGATACTTCTTGGGCCGCCCGGAGCAGGTAAGGGGACGCAGGCTGGACTTCTTACCAAGAAGCATGGAATACCGCAGCTTTCGACAGGGGATATGCTGCGTTCTGCAGTTGCTCAGCAAAGCGAAATCGGCAAGCGTGCGAAAGCCGTGATGGATGCAGGCCAGCTGGTTTCTGATGAAATCGTCAACCAGATTGTGTCTGAACGCATCGATGCGCCGGATTGCGCCAACGGGTTTATTCTCGATGGCTATCCGCGCACGGTCCCGCAGGCGGAAGCCTTGGCCGCGATGCTTACGACCAAGGGCAAAAAGCTCGATGCCGTCATCGAGCTGAAGGTTGATGAGAATGCGCTCGTCAAGCGCATGGAAGGTCGCGTCGCCGAGACGATCGCCAAAGGCGGTCAGGTTCGGTCCGACGACAACCCTGAAGCGTTTCGCAAGCGTCTGATCGAATACCGCGAGAAGACTGCGCCGCTTTCCACGCACTATGCGGGAACCGGTGAATTGCGCGTCATCAACGGCATGTCGCCGGTTGAAGAGGTTACGGCCGAGATCGAAAGAATTCTCGTTCCGGCTTGA
- a CDS encoding DNA-directed RNA polymerase subunit alpha has product MIQKNWQELIKPNKVEFITKGSRTHATVVAEPLERGFGLTLGNALRRVLLSSLRGAAVTAIQIDGVLHEFSSIPGVREDVTDIVLNVKEIAIRMEGEGPKRMVVRKEGPGVVTAGDIQTVGDVEVLNPDHVICTLDEGAEIRMEFTVNTGKGYVPADRNRAEDAPIGLIPVDSLYSPVRKVSYKIENTREGQVLDYDKLTLNIETNGSVSGEDAVAYAARILQDQLAVFVNFEEPQKEAPQEQVAELAFNPALLKKVDELELSVRSANCLKNDNIVYIGDLIQKTEAEMLRTPNFGRKSLNEIKEVLASMGLHLGMEIPAWPPENIEDLAKRYEDQY; this is encoded by the coding sequence ATGATCCAGAAAAACTGGCAGGAACTGATCAAGCCGAACAAGGTGGAATTCATCACCAAGGGTTCGCGCACGCATGCAACTGTGGTTGCAGAGCCGCTGGAACGCGGTTTTGGCCTGACTCTCGGTAATGCCCTGCGTCGCGTGCTCTTGTCGTCTCTGCGCGGCGCTGCCGTGACCGCTATTCAGATCGATGGCGTTCTGCATGAGTTCTCGTCCATTCCCGGCGTGCGCGAAGATGTGACGGACATCGTCCTTAACGTCAAGGAAATCGCCATCCGTATGGAAGGCGAAGGCCCGAAGCGCATGGTCGTTCGTAAGGAAGGTCCAGGCGTTGTGACGGCTGGCGATATCCAGACCGTTGGCGATGTCGAGGTTCTCAACCCCGATCACGTCATCTGCACACTGGACGAAGGCGCTGAAATCCGCATGGAATTCACCGTCAATACTGGCAAGGGCTATGTGCCTGCCGACCGCAACCGTGCGGAAGATGCGCCCATCGGCCTTATCCCGGTCGACAGCCTCTATTCCCCGGTGCGCAAGGTATCGTACAAGATCGAGAACACCCGTGAAGGTCAGGTTCTCGACTATGACAAGCTGACGCTGAACATCGAAACCAATGGTTCGGTCAGCGGTGAAGATGCGGTTGCCTATGCAGCGCGTATTCTTCAGGACCAGCTGGCAGTATTCGTCAACTTTGAAGAGCCGCAGAAGGAAGCCCCGCAGGAACAGGTTGCGGAACTGGCTTTCAATCCGGCGCTGCTCAAGAAGGTGGACGAGCTGGAACTGTCGGTACGTTCGGCAAACTGCCTGAAGAACGACAATATCGTTTATATCGGCGACCTGATCCAGAAGACGGAAGCCGAGATGTTGCGGACTCCGAATTTCGGCCGCAAGTCGCTCAACGAGATCAAGGAAGTTCTGGCATCCATGGGCCTCCATCTTGGTATGGAAATCCCTGCCTGGCCACCGGAAAATATCGAAGATCTCGCAAAGCGCTACGAAGACCAATACTGA
- the rpsM gene encoding 30S ribosomal protein S13 produces the protein MARIAGVNIPTNKRVVIALQYIHGIGPKFAREIVTKVGIADERRVNQLTDAEVLQIREAIDAEYRVEGDLRREVSMNIKRLMDLGCYRGLRHRRSLPVRGQRTHTNARTRKGPAKAIAGKKK, from the coding sequence GTGGCACGTATCGCTGGCGTCAATATCCCGACGAACAAGCGCGTTGTTATTGCGCTTCAGTACATCCACGGGATTGGACCGAAATTTGCTCGTGAGATCGTGACGAAGGTTGGCATTGCCGATGAGCGTCGCGTAAATCAGCTCACCGACGCTGAAGTACTTCAGATTCGTGAAGCCATTGACGCAGAGTATCGCGTTGAAGGTGATCTGCGTCGTGAAGTATCGATGAACATCAAGCGTTTGATGGATCTGGGCTGCTACCGCGGTCTGCGTCATCGTCGTTCGCTACCGGTTCGCGGTCAGCGCACGCACACCAATGCACGTACTCGCAAGGGTCCTGCAAAGGCTATCGCAGGCAAGAAGAAGTAA
- the secY gene encoding preprotein translocase subunit SecY, which produces MASAAEQLVSNLNFSAFSKAEELKKRIWFTLGALLVYRFGTYIPLPGINLDAFAQAFQSHSQGVLGLFNMFAGGAVERMAILSLGIMPYISASIIVQLMTSVVPTLEALKKEGEAGRKIINQYTRYGTVLLALVQAYAIAAGLQSGAGIVLNPGPFFMVSAVITLVGGTMFLMWLGEQITARGIGNGISLIIFSGIVANLPHAISSTLEFGRTGALSTGLILGIIILAVALIAIIVFVERAQRRLLIQYPKRQVGNRMFQGDTSHLPLKLNTAGVIPPIFASSLLLLPATVAGFADTTEMPAWATTILNALGHGQPLYMLFYASLMAFFCFFYTAIVFNPKDTADQLKKHSGFIPGIRPGERTAEYIDYVLTRITVVGAIYIVLVCLLPEFLISATGVPFYLGGTSLLIVVSVTLDTVAQVQGHLVAHQYEGLIKKSKLRGGKRSK; this is translated from the coding sequence ATGGCATCGGCTGCTGAACAGCTAGTTTCCAATCTTAATTTTTCGGCCTTCTCGAAGGCGGAAGAACTTAAAAAACGCATCTGGTTCACACTGGGCGCCTTGCTCGTGTACCGGTTCGGCACCTATATTCCGCTTCCCGGTATCAATCTTGATGCGTTTGCGCAGGCTTTCCAGTCGCACAGTCAAGGTGTTCTGGGGCTTTTCAATATGTTTGCCGGCGGTGCGGTTGAGCGCATGGCCATCCTTTCGCTCGGCATCATGCCCTATATTTCGGCTTCCATTATCGTGCAGCTCATGACGTCGGTCGTTCCGACGCTTGAAGCGCTGAAGAAGGAAGGCGAAGCGGGCCGCAAGATCATCAATCAGTATACGCGCTACGGAACGGTGCTTCTGGCGCTTGTTCAGGCTTATGCCATTGCTGCTGGACTGCAGAGCGGCGCGGGGATCGTGCTTAACCCTGGCCCGTTCTTCATGGTTTCAGCGGTGATCACGCTTGTTGGCGGCACGATGTTCCTGATGTGGCTCGGTGAGCAGATCACGGCACGCGGTATCGGCAACGGCATTTCGCTGATCATTTTCTCCGGTATTGTCGCCAACTTGCCGCACGCCATTTCCAGTACGCTTGAATTTGGCCGTACAGGCGCTCTGTCCACGGGGCTTATCCTCGGCATCATCATTCTTGCCGTGGCGCTGATTGCGATCATTGTTTTTGTTGAGCGCGCACAGCGCCGCCTGCTGATCCAGTATCCGAAGCGCCAGGTCGGCAACCGCATGTTCCAGGGCGACACATCGCATCTGCCGCTCAAGCTGAATACGGCGGGCGTTATCCCACCGATCTTCGCATCGTCGCTGCTTTTGTTGCCAGCTACTGTCGCAGGCTTTGCCGATACGACGGAAATGCCAGCCTGGGCGACCACTATCCTCAACGCGCTTGGTCATGGTCAGCCGCTCTATATGCTGTTCTATGCTTCATTGATGGCGTTCTTCTGCTTCTTTTATACGGCCATTGTGTTCAATCCCAAGGATACGGCTGACCAGCTCAAGAAGCATTCCGGCTTCATACCGGGCATTCGTCCGGGCGAACGGACAGCCGAATATATAGACTATGTGTTGACACGCATCACAGTTGTCGGTGCCATCTATATCGTGCTTGTCTGTCTTTTGCCGGAATTCCTGATTTCCGCAACCGGCGTGCCATTCTATCTTGGCGGTACGTCGTTGCTTATCGTTGTCAGCGTGACACTCGATACGGTTGCGCAAGTTCAGGGGCATCTTGTCGCCCATCAGTATGAAGGGTTGATCAAGAAGTCCAAACTCAGAGGTGGGAAACGTAGTAAATGA
- the rplO gene encoding 50S ribosomal protein L15 has translation MKLNDLRDKPGAVKARKRVARGIGSGTGKTGGRGVKGQKSRSGVAINGFEGGQMPIYRRLPKRGFTNIFAKSFNAVSLGRIQTAIDAGKLDAKAVVNIETLKAAGVIRRAKDGVRILSDGELTAKVSFEVAGASKSAVEKIEKAGGSIKLPEAKAE, from the coding sequence ATGAAACTCAACGATCTGCGTGACAAGCCCGGTGCTGTAAAGGCACGCAAACGCGTTGCCCGCGGCATTGGCTCGGGTACCGGCAAAACCGGTGGCCGCGGCGTCAAGGGTCAGAAGTCGCGTTCGGGCGTGGCAATCAACGGTTTTGAAGGCGGTCAGATGCCAATCTACCGTCGTCTGCCGAAGCGTGGCTTTACGAACATTTTTGCAAAGAGCTTCAATGCAGTGTCGCTTGGTCGTATTCAGACCGCGATCGACGCAGGCAAGCTTGATGCAAAGGCTGTCGTGAACATTGAAACGCTTAAGGCTGCCGGCGTGATTCGTCGTGCAAAAGACGGTGTTCGCATCCTTTCCGATGGCGAATTGACGGCAAAGGTATCCTTCGAGGTTGCCGGTGCTTCCAAGTCGGCTGTTGAAAAGATCGAAAAGGCTGGCGGCAGCATCAAGCTTCCCGAAGCCAAAGCCGAATAA
- the rpsH gene encoding 30S ribosomal protein S8, with amino-acid sequence MSVSDPIGDMLTRIRNAVGRKKTKVSTPASKLRARVLDVLQSEGYIRGYTQSEFVNGKAEIEIELKYYEGVPVIRELTRVSKPGRRVYVSVKSIPQVANGLGISILSTPKGVMADHEAREQNVGGELLCRIF; translated from the coding sequence ATGTCTGTGTCAGATCCTATCGGCGACATGCTGACCCGTATTCGTAACGCAGTCGGCCGCAAGAAGACCAAGGTTTCAACGCCTGCTTCCAAATTGCGCGCCCGCGTTCTGGATGTCCTTCAGTCTGAAGGTTACATCCGCGGTTATACGCAGAGTGAATTCGTGAACGGCAAGGCCGAGATCGAAATCGAGCTGAAATATTATGAAGGTGTTCCGGTCATCCGTGAGCTTACCCGCGTATCCAAGCCTGGTCGTCGCGTTTACGTGTCGGTCAAGTCGATCCCGCAGGTCGCAAACGGTCTTGGCATCTCGATCCTGTCGACGCCTAAGGGTGTTATGGCGGATCATGAAGCCCGTGAACAAAACGTTGGTGGTGAGCTGCTCTGCCGCATCTTCTGA
- the rplE gene encoding 50S ribosomal protein L5, which produces MAEAKALPRFKQLYRDNIRKALLEEFKYDNEMQIPRITKVVLNMGVGEATADSKKPTRAAEDLGQIAGQKAVITRARNSIATFKLREDMPIGTKVTLRSDRMYEFLDRLITIALPRVRDFRGLNPKSFDGRGNFAMGIKEHIVFPEINYDKVDQIWGMDIIVCTTAQTDDEARSLLRAFNFPFRQ; this is translated from the coding sequence ATGGCTGAAGCAAAAGCACTTCCACGCTTCAAGCAGCTTTATCGGGATAATATCCGTAAGGCGCTGCTTGAAGAGTTCAAATACGACAACGAGATGCAGATCCCACGCATCACCAAGGTTGTCCTTAATATGGGCGTGGGCGAAGCGACCGCTGATTCCAAGAAGCCGACAAGGGCTGCTGAGGATCTCGGCCAGATTGCCGGCCAGAAGGCTGTCATCACCCGTGCCCGTAATTCAATTGCAACCTTCAAGTTGCGTGAAGACATGCCGATCGGCACGAAGGTCACCCTTCGTTCGGATCGTATGTATGAATTCCTTGATCGTCTGATCACCATTGCTCTTCCCCGCGTCCGCGATTTTCGTGGTCTCAATCCGAAGAGCTTTGACGGTCGTGGCAACTTTGCCATGGGTATCAAGGAGCACATCGTGTTTCCGGAGATCAATTACGATAAAGTTGATCAGATCTGGGGCATGGACATCATCGTTTGCACGACCGCCCAGACGGATGATGAAGCACGCTCACTTCTGCGTGCATTCAACTTCCCATTTCGGCAGTAA
- the rplQ gene encoding 50S ribosomal protein L17 translates to MRHGNGYRKLNRTASHRKAMFANMAASLIEHEQIVTTLPKAKEIRPIVEKLVTLGKRGDLHARRQAISAIRDVTLVAKLFDTLATRYATRNGGYIRIMKAGFRTGDNAPLAVVEFVERDVDAKGKADRARVEAEQAAEADAA, encoded by the coding sequence ATGCGTCACGGTAATGGATACCGTAAGCTGAACCGCACTGCCTCGCACCGCAAGGCGATGTTTGCCAACATGGCTGCTTCGCTGATCGAACACGAGCAGATTGTGACGACGCTTCCGAAAGCAAAAGAAATTCGTCCGATCGTTGAAAAGCTTGTCACACTCGGCAAGCGTGGCGATCTGCATGCACGTCGCCAGGCAATTTCTGCCATTCGCGATGTCACGCTTGTTGCAAAGCTGTTTGATACGCTTGCAACCCGCTATGCAACGCGTAACGGCGGCTACATCCGCATCATGAAGGCAGGCTTCCGCACCGGTGACAATGCACCGCTCGCAGTTGTCGAATTCGTGGAACGCGATGTCGATGCCAAGGGCAAGGCTGACCGCGCCCGCGTCGAAGCCGAACAGGCCGCTGAAGCAGACGCCGCGTAA
- the rplN gene encoding 50S ribosomal protein L14, which translates to MIQMQTNLDVADNSGARRVMCIKVLGGSKRRYASVGDIIVVSVKEAIPRGRVKKGDVMKAVVVRTAKDIRRADGSVIRFDNNAAVLIDNKKEPIGTRIFGPVPRELRAKSHMKIISLAPEVL; encoded by the coding sequence ATGATTCAGATGCAAACAAACCTCGACGTGGCGGATAATTCCGGCGCACGTCGTGTCATGTGCATCAAGGTGCTGGGCGGTTCCAAGCGGCGTTACGCTTCCGTGGGCGACATCATTGTGGTGTCGGTCAAGGAAGCCATTCCGCGTGGCCGCGTCAAAAAAGGTGACGTGATGAAGGCGGTCGTTGTACGCACCGCCAAGGACATCCGTCGTGCGGACGGCAGTGTTATTCGTTTCGATAACAATGCAGCCGTTCTTATCGATAACAAGAAAGAGCCAATCGGCACGCGTATCTTCGGACCGGTTCCGCGCGAGCTTCGCGCCAAGAGCCATATGAAGATTATTTCGCTGGCTCCGGAAGTTCTGTAA